From a region of the Panicum virgatum strain AP13 chromosome 2K, P.virgatum_v5, whole genome shotgun sequence genome:
- the LOC120690961 gene encoding putative mixed-linked glucan synthase 1, with the protein MAAAVTRRINASLHVEATGNSAADGEIRRDSAAAYSPAAKRINDAKDSDVWVAVQEGDMPGDSTQALLFLTMKVKGSILHPYRFVILLRLIAVFAFFIWRIQHRNHDGVWLWFMSMVGDVWFGFSWVLNQLPKLNPTKRVPNITAIRDKYESSTSGESKLPGIDVFVTTVDPVDEPILYTVNSILSILATDYPVEKYACYLSDDGGTLVHYEAMFEVANFAKLWVPFCRKHCIEPRAPENYFGVKRQPYMGSMQEEFMSDHRRVRREYEEFKVRIDSLFNTIYQRSETYNRKNTKDGVKATWIADGTQWPGTWIEQAENHRKGQHAGIVKVILNHPSRKPQLGPPASIDNPFDFSNVDMRLPMLVYLSREKRPGYNHQKKAGAMNAMLRVSALLSNAPFLINFDCDHYINNSQAFRAAMCFMLDPRDGQNTAFVQFPQRFDDVDPTDRYANHNRVFFDGTMLSLNGLQGPSYLGTGTMFRRAALYGMEPPRWRADTIKVISKAKEFGESTLFINSMIDGANQERSITPIFLEESVNNELSTLMTCAYEDGTPWGRDVGWVYNIATEDVVTGFRMHRQGWRSIYCSIEPAAFRGTAPINLTERLLQVLRWSGGSLEMFFSHSNAFLAGPRMQHLQRIAYLNMSTYPIVTIFILAYNLFPVMWLISEQFYIQRPFGPYILYLIIIIAMIHVIGMFEVKWASITLLDWCRNEQFYMIGATGVYPTAVLYMALKLITGKGIHFRLTSKQTEACSNDKFADLYVVRWVPLLIPTIAVLVVNVAAVGVAIGKAAIWGLFTEQAQHAMLGMVFNVWILVLLYPFALGIMGQWGKKPAILFILQLTSISTVAIMYVTFRTIYPSDWSEIATSLGKAELVSGSSGRK; encoded by the exons ATGGCTGCAGCAGTGACTCGCCGGATCAATGCCAGCCTCCACGTCGAGGCAACCGGCAACAGCGCAGCCGACGGGGAGATCCGGCGTGACAGCGCAGCAGCTTACTCGCCCGCGGCCAAGCGGATCAACGACGCCAAGGACAGTGATGTCTGGGTGGCCGTCCAGGAGGGAGACATGCCTGGCGACTCCACCCAGGCTCTGCTGTTCCTGACCATGAAGGTCAAGGGCAGCATCCTGCATCCTTACAG GTTCGTGATTCTTCTGCGGTTGATCGCGGTCTTCGCATTCTTCATATGGCGCATTCAGCACAGAAACCATGACGGAGTGTGGCTCTGGTTCATGTCCATGGTTGGGGACGTCTGGTTCGGCTTCTCATGGGTCCTCAACCAGCTCCCGAAGCTAAACCCCACCAAGCGTGTTCCAAACATCACCGCCATCAGAGATAAGTACGAATCCTCCACCTCCGGTGAATCCAAGCTGCCTGGCATTGATGTCTTTGTCACCACTGTCGACCCAGTGGATGAGCCTATACTTTACACGGTGAACTCCATCCTCTCCATCCTTGCCACTGATTACCCAGTGGAGAAGTATGCCTGCTACCTTTCAGATGATGGTGGAACGTTAGTCCACTATGAGGCAATGTTTGAAGTTGCAAATTTTGCTAAGTTGTGGGTTCCCTTTTGCCGGAAGCATTGCATAGAGCCAAGAGCCCCAGAGAACTACTTTGGGGTGAAGAGGCAACCATACATGGGAAGTATGCAAGAAGAATTCATGAGTGATCACAGGCGTGTGCGCAGAGAATACGAAGAATTCAAGGTGAGGATAGACTCTCTTTTTAACACAATCTACCAAAGATCTGAGACATACAACAGAAAGAATACCAAAGATGGTGTCAAGGCAACTTGGATAGCTGATGGAACACAATGGCCTGGCACATGGATTGAGCAAGCTGAGAACCATAGAAAAGGACAACATGCTGGAATTGTAAAG GTCATACTAAACCATCCAAGCCGTAAGCCACAACTCGGACCGCCAGCAAGCATTGATAATCCATTTGACTTTAGCAACGTTGACATGCGCCTCCCCATGCTTGTCTACTTATCCCGCGAAAAGCGCCCTGGCTATAACCACCAAAAGAAGGCTGGTGCCATGAATGCGATGCTCCGTGTCTCTGCCTTGCTCTCCAACGCACCCTTTCTCATCAACTTCGACTGCGATCACTATATCAACAATTCACAAGCTTTTCGAGCCGCCATGTGCTTTATGCTTGACCCCCGTGATGGCCAAAACACTGCCTTTGTCCAATTTCCACAACGCTTTGATGATGTCGACCCAACAGACCGGTATGCCAACCACAACCGTGTCTTCTTTGATGGCACCATGCTCTCCCTCAATGGTCTACAAGGGCCTTCCTACCTTGGCACTGGAACTATGTTCCGTCGTGCTGCGCTCTACGGCATGGAGCCACCGCGATGGAGAGCAGACACCATCAAGGTAATAAGCAAGGCCAAAGAATTTGGCGAATCAACATTATTCATAAACTCAATGATAGATGGTGCAAACCAAGAACGGTCTATCACACCAATATTCCTTGAAGAGTCAGTCAACAATGAGTTGAGTACCCTGATGACATGTGCTTATGAGGATGGGACTCCATGGGGGAGAGATGTTGGATGGGTGTACAACATCGCAACGGAGGATGTGGTGACAGGATTTCGCATGCACCGGCAAGGCTGGCGCTCCATCTACTGCTCCATAGAACCAGCTGCATTCCGTGGCACTGCTCCAATCAACCTCACCGAGCGTCTCCTCCAAGTATTACGCTGGTCAGGTGGCTCCCTTGAAATGTTCTTCTCCCATAGCAATGCATTCCTTGCTGGTCCTCGGATGCAGCACCTGCAGCGCATTGCATACTTGAACATGTCAACCTATCCAATCGTCACAATATTCATCCTAGCCTACAATCTATTTCCCGTTATGTGGCTCATCTCTGAGCAATTCTACATCCAAAGGCCCTTTGGCCCATATATCTTATACCTCATAATAATCATTGCAATGATCCATGTGATCGGCATGTTCGAGGTGAAATGGGCGAGCATCACTTTGCTGGACTGGTGCCGCAATGAGCAGTTTTACATGATTGGCGCAACTGGTGTGTACCCGACAGCAGTGCTTTACATGGCGTTGAAGCTCATCACAGGGAAGGGTATTCACTTCAGGCTCACATCGAAGCAGACAGAAGCTTGCTCCAATGATAAGTTCGCTGACTTGTACGTCGTGAGGTGGGTGCCTTTGCTAATCCCAACCATTGCAGTTTTGGTTGTGAATGTCGCAGCTGTTGGAGTGGCAATAGGCAAGGCTGCAATCTGGGGGTTGTTCACAGAACAGGCACAGCACGCAATGCTTGGAATGGTGTTCAACGTGTGGATCCTTGTGCTTCTCTACCCATTTGCACTCGGGATCATGGGACAGTGGGGGAAGAAACCTGCCATTCTGTTTATTCTGCAGCTGACGTCCATTAGCACAGTCGCTATCATGTATGTCACCTTCCGTACCATATACCCTTCAGACTGGTCAGAAATTGCAACTTCTCTTGGTAAAGCAGAATTAGTGAGTGGATCATCTGGGAGGAAATAA